AAGTCAGGATCGCTGCCCACCAAAGATTCCGAGAATTGTCATCTGAATCATGGCTACGATAACCCGTGATATGGCTGGCAGAGTTTATTAGCCAGGTACTGTGCCACAGCAGAACGGCTCGGAGGAATAGCCCATAGACCACAAATGACCAACCGCCAAGCAAGTAGAGGCCAACGCCGAGGGGAATTTGTAGCAGTAAGTAATAGCGATCGAGCCAACGGTAGAACGCACTTTTTGCTAGATCGGGTGCAAATTTGCGATTTGATTCGTATTCAAAAAACTCTGGGCGTTTGTAAAGTAGCCAACCCATATGGCTCCACCAAAAACCTCGTTTTGCCGAGTAAGGGTCTTTGTCAACGTCTTCAGTGTAAGTGTGGTGCCGACGATGCCCTGCCACCCAAAAGATTGGCCCACCCTGTAGTGCCAGAGCACCAATGAGTGCGATCGCGTATTCCAATCCCTTTGGAACGTGAAAACTGCGATGGGTTAGTAGCCGATGATATCCCAGGCAAATACCAATACTGCCAAATAACCAGTGCAAGAAGATAGCAGTTCCCAGTGCCGACCAGGAGAAAAAATAGGGGGATGATAAAGCTAAAACGTGGACTGCTGCAAAAAAAGTTACGCTTGTCCAATTAAGCACGAGCGACTGACTGCTCTTGTGAACAGTGCCAATAACATTGGAAGTCATGAAAATCTCATTGAATACACTTTCACTTTAGTTGGACATTTGGCTGCTAGTGTCCGTCTATAGGTGTGAGTGTTTGTTACGATTAAGATTGAAAGTATGAAACGTCAGAATCCGAATTTAAAGACCTAGTGTTGCGAACATAAAGTTCTGCAATGTAGGGGGTTTGGGGACTTCGCCCCCAAGAAGGGGTGGAACCCCTTCACCCCTTTCAAAACTTATTTTTTGCTGTACTAGCATTAATAACATAAGTTTCAGTCACCAGACTTAGTTGAAATCAATACAAGAACCGG
Above is a window of Oscillatoria sp. FACHB-1407 DNA encoding:
- a CDS encoding acyl-CoA desaturase, which translates into the protein MTSNVIGTVHKSSQSLVLNWTSVTFFAAVHVLALSSPYFFSWSALGTAIFLHWLFGSIGICLGYHRLLTHRSFHVPKGLEYAIALIGALALQGGPIFWVAGHRRHHTYTEDVDKDPYSAKRGFWWSHMGWLLYKRPEFFEYESNRKFAPDLAKSAFYRWLDRYYLLLQIPLGVGLYLLGGWSFVVYGLFLRAVLLWHSTWLINSASHITGYRSHDSDDNSRNLWWAAILTYGEGWHNNHHAYPNVAKAGWKWWEMDMTWWVIVSLRQMGLARRIVLPPTT